In Dioscorea cayenensis subsp. rotundata cultivar TDr96_F1 chromosome 9, TDr96_F1_v2_PseudoChromosome.rev07_lg8_w22 25.fasta, whole genome shotgun sequence, a genomic segment contains:
- the LOC120268381 gene encoding glycerol-3-phosphate dehydrogenase [NAD(+)] 2, chloroplastic produces MPLLVGGGAMAAAVLVGDPSLFNVLFSPPSMPRRSLSLGSKNLMLHQPPKPISPRLILCRSAAGALDPAAPEKEIPRAREGGRDQRKAVRIAWEKLVRWSRSWRSKAKTDVVERTKKVVVLGGGSFGTAMAAHIAGKKAEMEVLMLVRDEDVCRGINETHFNRKYFPNHMLPENVFATTNARDALLGADFCLHVVPVQCSSSFLEGISQHVDPKLPFISLSKGLELNTLRTMSQIIPQALRNPRQPFVVLSGPSFAVELMRKLPTAMVVASKDKNLAGTVQQLLASPHLRISSSSDVIGVEIAGALKNVLAIAAGIVEGMNLGNNCMAALVAQGCSEIRWLATKMGAKATTLTGLSGSGDIMLTCFVNLSRNRTVGLRLGSGESLDNIISSMNQVAEGVSTAGAVIALAEKYNVKMPVLTAVARIIDNELTPKTAVLELMGLPQVEEV; encoded by the exons ATGCCGCTCCTCGTCGGCGGCGGAGCCATGGCAGCCGCGGTCCTCGTCGGCGATCCCTCTCTCTTCAACGTCCTCTTCTCTCCTCCTTCCATGCCTCGCCGCTCCCTCTCCCTTGGCAGCAAGAACTTAATGCTTCACCAGCCCCCCAAACCCATCTCTCCGCGCTTGATTCTTTGCCGTTCTGCCGCCGGAGCTCTGGATCCTGCTGCCCCGGAGAAGGAAATCCCCAGAGCTAGAGAGGGAGGGAGGGATCAGCGAAAGGCGGTGAGGATTGCGTGGGAGAAGCTGGTTCGGTGGTCTCGATCATGGCGGTCGAAGGCGAAGACTGACGTCGTCGAGCGGACTAAAAAG GTTGTTGTTCTTGGGGGTGGTTCTTTTGGGACTGCCATGGCGGCGCATATAGCGGGGAAGAAAGCTGAAATGGAGGTCTTGATGCTTGTAAGGGACGAAGATGTTTGTCGGGGTATCAATGAAACACATTTCAATAG GAAATATTTTCCAAACCACATGCTGCCGGAAAATGTTTTTGCAACAACCAATGCGAGAGATGCTTTGCTGGGAGCTGATTTTTGTCTACATGTTGTGCCAGTGCAG TGCAGTTCATCTTTTCTTGAAGGTATTTCACAACATGTTGATCCAAAGTTGCCATTCATATCTCTTAGCAAAGGCTTGGAATTAAATACTTTAAGGACAATGTCTCAAATTATTCCACAAGCATTGCGGAACCCTCGACAACCTTTCGTTGTGTTATCTGGGCCATCCTTCGCTGTGGAGTTGATGAGGAAACTGCCAACAG CTATGGTTGTGGCATCGAAAGACAAAAACCTGGCTGGCACTGTTCAGCAACTATTAGCTTCCCCACATCTGAGGATAAGCTCATCTAG TGATGTGATAGGCGTGGAGATAGCAGGTGCACTAAAAAATGTCCTCGCCATAGCAGCAGGTATTGTTGAAGGGATGAATCTGGGAAATAATTGTATGGCAGCTCTTGTTGCACAAGGGTGCTCAGAGATAAGATGGTTGGCCACTAAG ATGGGAGCGAAAGCGACAACGCTTACTGGTTTATCTGGGTCTGGTGACATCATGCTTACATGTTTTGTGAATCTTTCAAGAAATAGAACTGTTGGTTTACGGCTTGGATCGGGAGAGAGCcttgataatattattagttCAATGAATCAG GTAGCTGAAGGTGTATCAACTGCTGGGGCTGTGATTGCTTTGGCTGAAAAATACAATGTAAAGATGCCAGTCCTAACTGCTGTGGCACGTATCATCGATAACGAATTAACTCCTAAAACAGCTGTTCTTGAGCTGATGGGCCTCCCACAG GTTGAAGAAGTGTGA